AATATTTTTGATGATAGGAAAAACTGAGGGGATAATAGATAGAATATCAAACACAATTACGGTCAATTATGGACAAAATGAAAAACAGATTGTCAATAAACCAATACACCGTGTATTACGTAACATCATCTTTATCGGAATAATCTTACTTTTAGTTGCAATATTCATCAGTTTTGTGGATTGGGAGATGGAAAATGCAAAGGTGATCATTTCAACCGTAGGTTTTGCGGTAATGATACCTCTGATTCTAAGCACAATATTTTCAATACGAAAACTCACACAGACTCATTTGTTTGATAGTTGGATGTCTTCAGACAAAGAATAACTACATGATTCATGAATTGTTTCTATTGTTTTCATCCATCACAAATAAAATATTCTGTCTTGTCTGATGGAATCACAGTTTTTCATTAAAAAATCTAAGTGTCTTTTCCCATGCGTCTTTTGCTTCTTCTGGTGCATATCTATCCCCTGATGGATTTGCAAACGCATGATTCACTCCAGGATAAATTATTATTTCATTTTCTATGTTTAGCTCATCAAGAGTTGATTGAAATTTCTTGATAGTCTCTTCAGGAATTCCTGAATCATTTCCAGCAAATATTCCCAACACAGGCCAAGAAATTTTTGAAAGAGAATCATAATCAGTTACAAGTTGTCCGTAGTAAATTACTGTAGCATCTAGTTTGGAATTATTTAGTGCCAGATTCAATGATTGACCTCCACCAAAACACCATCCAATAGAACCAATAGATTGCGCATCATAGTTTTCTTCAAGGTATTCTACTGCTGAATTCATGTTGTTATCCCATTGTGACTGTTCAAATGAACCTCTGATTTGTCTTGCCTCATCTGATGTTTTTCCAACCTGTCTCTCGTACAGATCTACTGCAAGCACAATATATCCATGTGATGCCAGTTTCTCTGCCATCTCTTTGATGTTGTCATTTAATCCCCAAAACTCGTGAATCATTATAACTGCAGGAAAATTACCTTGCTCAGTTGGTTTTGCTAGATAACCGTTTGACTTGGCATGATACTCTACAGTATCTGTTTCAATATTGTATTTGCCAACAGAAAATATGATCGAGTTGTTGTTTTCATTTTTTTCATAATCTGGAAGAACATGGATTGCCCACCCTCTTTCAATTAATTTTGAAACACTTGATGATTTGACACAAGCAGGTTTACCATCTGTGTATTTTAAAACAAGTTCCATTCCATCAATACATATCACATTTGTTGGTTCTACTCCATTTTTTATCTGTTGTAATGGTGATACATGTGCTTGATCAGAATGATCATGAGACGTATCTGTAATATCATGTGGTGATGAATCTGGTGATGTGTCCAATTCTTTAATTGTGACTTGCTCTGATTTTGCATCATGAATTGTTATAATCAGAAATAGACTTGAAAGAAGAGTTAATGTGATAATTTTTTTATTCATATTTATGATAATTCATAAAACTGTTTAAAATTTACGCTTATCCACATCTATTTTTATTTGCAAAATGGTAGCAGAGTCCTATGTGTGATACCTTCTTGTAATGCAGAAATTAAATTTAGTTATGAACCAATCTTTTTCG
The DNA window shown above is from Nitrosarchaeum sp. and carries:
- a CDS encoding dienelactone hydrolase family protein, which encodes MNKKIITLTLLSSLFLIITIHDAKSEQVTIKELDTSPDSSPHDITDTSHDHSDQAHVSPLQQIKNGVEPTNVICIDGMELVLKYTDGKPACVKSSSVSKLIERGWAIHVLPDYEKNENNNSIIFSVGKYNIETDTVEYHAKSNGYLAKPTEQGNFPAVIMIHEFWGLNDNIKEMAEKLASHGYIVLAVDLYERQVGKTSDEARQIRGSFEQSQWDNNMNSAVEYLEENYDAQSIGSIGWCFGGGQSLNLALNNSKLDATVIYYGQLVTDYDSLSKISWPVLGIFAGNDSGIPEETIKKFQSTLDELNIENEIIIYPGVNHAFANPSGDRYAPEEAKDAWEKTLRFFNEKL